CCTGGACGTGTTCTACCATCTCCTTTGAATCCTGAACCTTGAAAGGAAATCCAGAATCACTATACCGGCAAAGACACCTATAACCCCGGTTGTCAATATTTTGAAAAATAACACTATCCAGTAAGCCAGATCGAATGGACCGAAGAAATAGGGTTGCATCTTTGGATCTATACCTGTCTTATTAAAAACCAGCTCTCCTGTATGAATTGACTCCTTGTCATGTACAAATCCTGCGGCAACCTTGGCGTCGAGCTCGGCTCCGGGATGACAGTTTGCCTTGCCGCACGTCTTGGGGAGGTTGTCAGGGTAAGTGCTTGAAGTGGGATCTGTATGGGATTTTATATTGTGGTTTCCATGGCAGTCCGCGCAAGTGGCAACCACTGTGTAGCCGTTGCTCAGGGCTTTCCAGTGGAAGGATTCCTTATAGGTATCAAATCTGTCTGTTTTAATCCCATAGTACCATGCACTCATTAATTCCTTGTTCGAGTGGCATTTTGCACAGGTTGCAGGACTGTTCTGGTGATTTGTAGAAGAGTTTGGGTCTGATATCGCCCGGATTTCATGGACGCCGTGACAATCCGTGCAGGTTGCAGCATCGGTATGACCTTTTGCGATCTGTTCCCAGTGGATGCTCATTTTATAGTCTTTTGCTTCCTGGGGATGGCATTTGGAGCAGATGTTTGTTATATTGTTTCGTGTGGGTTTGCCGGTGAAATCTCCCGACATCACGGCATTAGAAATCACAGTAGCATTTGTCTGGGGGTTTCCACCATGGCAATCTGTGCATGTAAAACCATTCTGGTAATGGATATTATTCCTGAATTCAGTGACCACTTGCGTATGGCAGTGATAACATGAGGAATCTTCCTGGGCAGAAACGGTCGTAATTGATATAGAGAATGCGATCACTAAAATCAATACGTATTTATTTTTCAATATGGAGTACATTTCATCGTTTGCAGGCAGCATTTTTCCTATCCCTTAATAAGACCGTATTTATACGAGGACTAATTCCCGTTTTTCCAGTTTTATTCCGTATTACTTTTTGACCTGATGCCTTATATAATTTATCATTTTTTTATCATTATTTTATATGTTGTCTTGAAGAACTGGCGTAATCCATTGGCAGGAACCATACATTAAATAGAAGATAATGCTTTATTCTCTGAATCAATTTGACCCGGGATATGATAAGAACGGACGATATCGAAGAAGAGATTCAGCGCATAGTATCCTTTCCCGATGAAAAATTCACAGCGATAATTCGCGAAGTGGGATTTGAATGTGATTGCTGCGGCAAATGCTGCACAAGCGAATTCAACGACCATGTATTTCTTCTGGATAACGATGCCGCACGAATAATTAATGTTCTTGGCTATGATTTCCTGCGCCCTGCGCCGTATTTTGATTTTTGCGATAACCTTGGCAGATTCTATGTACTGGGTTACGCCCTGAAAAGTAAACCAAACGGTGATTGTATATTCTATACAGGGGGCAGATGCGAGCATTACGAGATTCGTCCTGATATTTGTAAAATATTCCCCTATATGCTTCACAGGGAACCTGATGAAGATGGTAATGTCGAATTCAGGCAGATAGGCGGTTTGAATGAGCATGGATTGTACCACAGCGATATAGACGATGAAACGTGCAAGGAAATAGTAAGGCAGGTAAAAACATACGAATCAGGTTTCCTTGGGCAGAAGCTCAGGTTCTTGAATGCGATTAAGGAACATTTCAAAAAACATGCTCTCAAACACAGCAGGCAGATGTATGACAGGATGATGAGGGAGTATGAGAACGGCAGAGAGATAGAAGTTTATGTATTCTTTCAGGGCAGATTTGAAAAAAAGACCATCTCCAAACAATTTATTAAACCGTAAGACAAAAGGACATTAAACTAATGGGCGGATAACAATGTCGAAGGAATGCTATTACTGCGGTTTCAGGGACCCTCTGCCGTTTACTTGCAAGTTTTGCGGCAATTCATATTGTTATAACCACCGCCTGCCCGAATCACATAATTGTTCCGGGCTTGCAACATACAAAGAGCGCGTTCGTGACAGCGGAAAGCTGTATGAATACGAGCCTGATTTAGTTGCGAAGAGGCATAAAACGCCTGCTTTTGCTCCCTTAGCAAATGCCATATCGGTAATAAAAAGCAATTACTCGCTGACGATACTGACTGTAATTATCGCATCGTTCTTTTTGCAGTATATCATACCGGGATATTTTTCATATCTTGCTCTTTCTCCTCTGGATGTACCCTCTCGTCCATGGATTCTTGTGACGCACATGTTCCTGCATGACGGTCCGTTCCATCTTCTGTTCAATATGATGTTTTTATTCTTTTTTGGACCCGAGCTTGAGCGCAGGATAGGCGGGAGAAGGTTCCTGGCTGTATTTTTCCTTTCAGGTATAGTTGCAGGAATTGGATATTCGCTGTGGACAGGCTTAATCCTCCAATCGAATGGTCCTGCTGTGGGTGCCAGCGGGGCGTTAATGGGGATATTTGCCTGCCTTGCGGTTCTCGCTCCGCATATTCAGGTTTATATTTACTTTATACCCATGAAGATTACCTATGCATTAATAATGTTCGCCCTGCTCGACCTCTTTTTTTTCGGCTCCGGGGATGCGATTGCACACAGCGCACACTTAAGCGGGGTAATTGCCGGGCTATTGATGGGGAGACAGATTAAAAGGAAAGGTCAATTTATAGGCTATTAGCCAATATTGCAGGGAAGCCAGGAAGTTTATTCCTTTTTCGCAACCGCAGAAATCATGTGCCGTTTATAATAAACCCCATCAAACCGCTTTTTCCTGCGGGATTCAACAATGTTGCATGAAAAATCTCTTAACAGTTCCTCCAATTCGCTCTTGTTAAAATAATGGTATACGATACCGTTCTTTCTGGAAAAGGTATCGGGCTCGACCTCGCGACCTCCGTATCTCATATCCTCCTCCCCGAAGACCTCAAGGAACAGCAGCCCACCCTGCCGCAGTATCCGCCAAAACTCACGAACTGCAAGCTCCCTTTCTTTCAACAGAA
The nucleotide sequence above comes from Candidatus Methanoperedens sp.. Encoded proteins:
- a CDS encoding YkgJ family cysteine cluster protein; the protein is MIRTDDIEEEIQRIVSFPDEKFTAIIREVGFECDCCGKCCTSEFNDHVFLLDNDAARIINVLGYDFLRPAPYFDFCDNLGRFYVLGYALKSKPNGDCIFYTGGRCEHYEIRPDICKIFPYMLHREPDEDGNVEFRQIGGLNEHGLYHSDIDDETCKEIVRQVKTYESGFLGQKLRFLNAIKEHFKKHALKHSRQMYDRMMREYENGREIEVYVFFQGRFEKKTISKQFIKP
- a CDS encoding rhomboid family intramembrane serine protease, with the translated sequence MSKECYYCGFRDPLPFTCKFCGNSYCYNHRLPESHNCSGLATYKERVRDSGKLYEYEPDLVAKRHKTPAFAPLANAISVIKSNYSLTILTVIIASFFLQYIIPGYFSYLALSPLDVPSRPWILVTHMFLHDGPFHLLFNMMFLFFFGPELERRIGGRRFLAVFFLSGIVAGIGYSLWTGLILQSNGPAVGASGALMGIFACLAVLAPHIQVYIYFIPMKITYALIMFALLDLFFFGSGDAIAHSAHLSGVIAGLLMGRQIKRKGQFIGY
- a CDS encoding cytochrome c3 family protein; the encoded protein is MLPANDEMYSILKNKYVLILVIAFSISITTVSAQEDSSCYHCHTQVVTEFRNNIHYQNGFTCTDCHGGNPQTNATVISNAVMSGDFTGKPTRNNITNICSKCHPQEAKDYKMSIHWEQIAKGHTDAATCTDCHGVHEIRAISDPNSSTNHQNSPATCAKCHSNKELMSAWYYGIKTDRFDTYKESFHWKALSNGYTVVATCADCHGNHNIKSHTDPTSSTYPDNLPKTCGKANCHPGAELDAKVAAGFVHDKESIHTGELVFNKTGIDPKMQPYFFGPFDLAYWIVLFFKILTTGVIGVFAGIVILDFLSRFRIQRRW